In the Halococcus sediminicola genome, CTCTACCTATATTGCACTACTTGTATATTTTTGTGATTTTTTTTTTTTCTATCCTATTTCTCCCTCTCCTCTTCATCGACTGCATATCGTCGGTAGCGTCAGATGTGTATCCGTGACATCGCGGAGGTCGAGCCATCACTCACGCGCCCGCGCTCGGCGAGACAATGGTGCTATTCGGCCCCGAGGGGTCGGCTCCAATGAAACACCAGCAGACATACAAAAAGAGCCTCGGCGGGGCCGAGAGCAACGTCGCCATCGCCCTCTCGCGGCTCGGTAACGATGTGGCCTGGCACAGCAAGCTCGGTGCGGACCCACATGGCGAGTACGTCAACTCCTTCGTCCGCGGCGAGGGCGTCGATACCTCGACTGTGAAATTCACCGAGGACGCCCCGACGGGCCTCATGTTCAAGGAGCGCCGCGCGCTCGGCGAGAGTTCGGTGTACTACTATCGGCACGGCTCGGCCGCGAGCACGATGACGCCCGCCGATCTCCCCACCGATGCCATCGCGGAGGTCGATTATCTCCATCTGACGGGCATCACGCCCGCGCTGAGCAAATCCTGCCGCGAGGCGACTCTCGCGGCCATCGAGCGCGCAAGCGAAGCGGACACGATGATATCGTTCGACCCGAACATCCGCCACAAACTCTGGGAAAATGAAAAGCAGATGCGGCGGACGCTACTCGAACTCGTCGAAAAGAGCGATATCGTGCTCCCGGGCATCGAGGAGGGGCGGGCGCTGTTCGACGCCGACACGCCCGAAGGAATCGCGGAAGCGTGTCGCACACGAGGGGCCGCCGTCGCGGTCGTCAAGCTCGGCCCCGAGGGTGCGCTGGTCTCGGATGGAGAGCCGACCCGCGTGCCGGGCTACGAGGTCGAGCGCGTCGTCGACCCCATCGGCGCGGGCGACGGGTTCGCCGCCGGCTTCCTCGACGGCCGTCTCCGTGGACTCGGCGCGATCGAGGCGACGAAACGCGCCAACGCCGTCGGTGCGTTCGCCACGACCGTGACCGGCGACGTCGAGGGGCTGCCCACCGAGCGTGAACTCGACGTGTTCCTCGGCGAGCGCGAGGCGCTCCGGCGGTAGCCCCGTTCCGAGACCGTCGCCCGCAGCTACCGCCAGCGCTCCTGGAGGCGTTCGAGTAGCCCCAGCAGTCGTTCGTGGCCGGCCGGTGCGTACGCCAGTACGAGAAGGGCGAGCGCACGCGGATCGCGCTCGCCGGCGGCGACCGCTCGCTGGAGTTCGTGCCGTGCCGCCGAACTCCAGCCGGCGCGCAGCAGTCGCTTGCCGTACTTGTATCTCGCCTTGCGTTCGAGCGCCGCGCGGTGGGCTGCGAGACCGGGCAGTCGATCGGCGAGATCCGCAATCACCGTCAGTTCGGTCTCGTACATCAGTTCGAGGTCCGAACTCAGCGAGTCCTCCCGGCGGGTGTAGCACGCGAGCGGTTCGGCCACGCGCGCGGGGCGGTAGCGAGCGAACAGCCGCGCCCAGAGGTGACGGTCCTCGGCGACCGGCAGGCGCTCGTCGAAGTGCTCGTCGGCGAAGCAGTCTCGACGGGCGAGCACGGTCGGCATCGGCACGCCACCCTCGTAGAGGAAATCGATGTGGTGGGTTTCGGGATTCCGGATCGGCAGCGCGGACTGTCGGCGTTTTTCGCCATCCTCGACGAGATAGACGTCCGAGTAGACGATATCGGCACCGCCCGCGACGGCCGCGAGCTGTCGGTCGAGCTTTTCGGGGAGCCAGCGGTCGTCGGCGTCGAGGAAAGCGATTATCTCGCCGGTGGCAGCGTCGAGCCCGCGATTGCGTGCCGCCGCGAGACCCTGTGGCTCCTGAAACAGGTAGGTGAACCCATCGACGCGATCGGCGAGGTCGCGCAGCCAGGACACGTCGGAGCTATCGACGACGATCAGTTCAACGTTCCCGTAGGTTTGGGCCGCGATGGATTCGAGCGCCGGACCGAGCAACTCGCTGTCGCCGTAGGTCGGGACGATCACCGACACGAGCGGTCCCTCGCCTTCCTGGAGCGACTCGGGCAGCGAGACCGCTGGCTCGGGCATCGCTGACCCTGGTCGGGCCACTCGCTTGAACGTTCGGAGTCCGTTCGATAGGCGTCGGCGACGGAAAGGTACTAACCGATGTGGTGAGGACACGGAAGCGAATGCGGGACGTGCTGCTCATCACCGTCGATTCGCTCCGGGCCGACCATCTCGGGTGTGACGGCTACGAGCGGGAAACGACGCCGGCCATCGACGCGCTCGCGGCGAACGGTCACCGCTTCGAGAACGCCTTCGCCCACGCCTGCGCGACTCGGGCCTCGTTCCCGTCGATCCTCACCTCGTCGACCGCGCTCATGTACGGCGGCTACGAATCCCTTTCCGAGAATCGAACCCTCGTCACCGAGGCGCTCCCCGCCGCCTACCGAGCGGGGGGCTTTCACTCGAACCTCTATCTCTCGGCGGAGTTCGGTTATTCGCGGGAGTTCGACGCCTTTTTCGACTCGAAGAGTGACCCATCGCCGGCGGCCCGGGTGAAGGGAGCCGTCGAGGAGCGCCTCGACGAGGACGGCTGGCTCTACGGCGTTCTGTCGAGAGCGGTCGACACGGCCG is a window encoding:
- a CDS encoding glycosyltransferase, whose amino-acid sequence is MPEPAVSLPESLQEGEGPLVSVIVPTYGDSELLGPALESIAAQTYGNVELIVVDSSDVSWLRDLADRVDGFTYLFQEPQGLAAARNRGLDAATGEIIAFLDADDRWLPEKLDRQLAAVAGGADIVYSDVYLVEDGEKRRQSALPIRNPETHHIDFLYEGGVPMPTVLARRDCFADEHFDERLPVAEDRHLWARLFARYRPARVAEPLACYTRREDSLSSDLELMYETELTVIADLADRLPGLAAHRAALERKARYKYGKRLLRAGWSSAARHELQRAVAAGERDPRALALLVLAYAPAGHERLLGLLERLQERWR
- a CDS encoding sugar kinase, whose product is MTHAPALGETMVLFGPEGSAPMKHQQTYKKSLGGAESNVAIALSRLGNDVAWHSKLGADPHGEYVNSFVRGEGVDTSTVKFTEDAPTGLMFKERRALGESSVYYYRHGSAASTMTPADLPTDAIAEVDYLHLTGITPALSKSCREATLAAIERASEADTMISFDPNIRHKLWENEKQMRRTLLELVEKSDIVLPGIEEGRALFDADTPEGIAEACRTRGAAVAVVKLGPEGALVSDGEPTRVPGYEVERVVDPIGAGDGFAAGFLDGRLRGLGAIEATKRANAVGAFATTVTGDVEGLPTERELDVFLGEREALRR